A section of the Leptotrichia sp. HSP-342 genome encodes:
- a CDS encoding diacylglycerol/lipid kinase family protein, giving the protein MEKLKKAILVYNPKSGNANMILSNFDLITTKLLGKGITLTLYSINQNYDLLTEILKNEKYDILILSGGDGTLSRCLSELYSKNIEFPEVAIFPTGTSNDFAKALKIEENIEKWIEKITDKTAKNIDFGLINGKTVFLSSYAGGLFTKISYNTDKTLKKTFGKIAYYINGLGELTNIKTFDLDIVLDGNEKVKEKAILYAILNGKSVGGFENVIDEASMNDGFMDILIVKNIDNPLDIPKILIDLMNSNLTNNDYIRTLQAKNCEIKKVTEEIDVSIDGEEGENADVTIEFISGKLKVFC; this is encoded by the coding sequence ATGGAAAAATTAAAAAAGGCTATTTTGGTTTACAATCCAAAATCTGGAAATGCCAATATGATTTTAAGCAATTTTGATTTAATCACGACAAAACTGCTGGGAAAAGGGATTACATTGACACTTTACAGCATAAATCAGAATTATGATTTGCTTACAGAAATTTTAAAAAATGAAAAATATGATATTTTGATTTTATCAGGTGGAGATGGAACATTAAGCCGTTGTTTAAGTGAACTTTACTCTAAAAACATTGAGTTTCCAGAAGTTGCAATATTTCCGACAGGAACATCAAATGACTTTGCAAAAGCATTGAAAATTGAAGAAAACATTGAAAAATGGATAGAGAAAATTACAGATAAGACTGCTAAAAATATTGATTTTGGGTTAATTAATGGAAAAACGGTATTCCTGTCTTCGTATGCTGGCGGACTATTTACTAAAATTTCCTACAATACAGACAAAACATTGAAAAAGACGTTTGGAAAAATTGCCTATTACATAAATGGACTTGGAGAACTTACAAATATAAAGACTTTTGACTTGGATATTGTGCTGGATGGGAATGAGAAAGTAAAGGAAAAGGCTATTTTGTACGCAATTCTGAATGGAAAAAGTGTTGGAGGATTTGAGAATGTAATCGATGAAGCCAGTATGAATGACGGATTTATGGATATTCTAATTGTAAAAAACATTGACAATCCGCTGGATATTCCAAAAATCCTAATAGACTTAATGAATAGCAATCTAACAAACAACGATTATATCCGAACTTTACAAGCCAAAAACTGTGAAATAAAAAAAGTTACAGAAGAAATTGACGTAAGCATTGATGGAGAAGAAGGGGAAAATGCGGATGTAACAATTGAGTTTATTAGTGGAAAATTAAAAGTTTTTTGTTGA
- a CDS encoding ISAs1 family transposase, with protein sequence MSENNQNLKELLIYITQIEDKRQASKIKHKLSDIVVITLFAMLANVEYWEEIEEFGKLYLKTLKRYLELPHDTIQRVMATIEPEVTEVLLTKWMELKISGEYKKIRKILNIDGKFLNGMKNKNNSPLDIVSAYSKEDGICYSQVAVEGKGNEIEVILRLLDKISVKECIVTIDAIGTQKEIIKKIGKKKGYFCLQVKGNQKTLKEDIEDYFADKGFRKKLKEEGMYSRKTEKQRGRLETREYYYTEETEWLIKRNKEWKEVKGIGASILTTEENGKKQEQKRYYITNIEGGVEEFVRAVRGHWAIESYHWILDVTFREDANKTLNKNAARNLNILRKLAISILEELPFRKKFSRRIKRYIISLDIRRYLKLFFDIIEKLLLKK encoded by the coding sequence ATGTCGGAAAATAACCAAAATCTAAAAGAATTGTTAATATATATTACTCAAATAGAGGACAAGCGACAGGCTTCAAAAATAAAACACAAGTTAAGTGACATTGTTGTGATTACTCTTTTTGCTATGCTTGCGAATGTTGAATATTGGGAAGAGATTGAGGAATTTGGGAAACTGTATCTTAAAACATTAAAAAGATACTTGGAGCTGCCGCATGATACTATTCAAAGAGTCATGGCTACAATAGAGCCTGAAGTTACAGAAGTTCTTTTGACAAAATGGATGGAGCTAAAAATTTCCGGGGAATATAAAAAAATAAGAAAAATATTGAATATTGATGGGAAATTTTTAAACGGAATGAAGAATAAAAACAACAGCCCATTAGACATAGTATCTGCGTATTCTAAAGAAGATGGAATCTGTTATTCACAAGTGGCGGTTGAAGGAAAAGGGAATGAGATAGAAGTGATATTACGTCTGCTTGATAAAATCTCAGTAAAGGAATGTATAGTTACAATAGATGCGATAGGAACCCAGAAAGAAATCATAAAAAAGATAGGAAAGAAGAAGGGCTATTTCTGTCTCCAGGTAAAAGGGAACCAGAAGACTTTAAAAGAAGATATAGAAGATTACTTTGCTGACAAGGGATTCAGAAAAAAATTAAAGGAAGAAGGAATGTACAGCAGGAAAACAGAAAAGCAAAGGGGTCGACTGGAAACTAGGGAATATTACTATACTGAAGAAACAGAATGGCTTATTAAAAGAAATAAGGAATGGAAAGAAGTAAAAGGGATAGGCGCATCAATTTTAACAACAGAAGAAAATGGAAAAAAGCAGGAACAGAAAAGGTATTACATAACGAATATAGAAGGGGGAGTGGAAGAATTTGTAAGAGCGGTAAGAGGACATTGGGCAATAGAAAGTTATCATTGGATACTGGATGTGACATTCAGAGAAGATGCAAATAAGACATTAAACAAAAATGCGGCAAGAAACTTAAATATTCTAAGGAAATTAGCAATCTCGATACTGGAAGAACTGCCGTTCAGAAAGAAATTTAGCAGAAGGATAAAGAGATATATCATATCATTAGATATAAGAAGATATTTAAAATTATTTTTTGATATTATAGAAAAGTTGTTGTTAAAAAAATGA
- the recJ gene encoding single-stranded-DNA-specific exonuclease RecJ has protein sequence MRNTKWAAKIIPNPRQEREYIERDNKQENDEKTKKLKKSKTEKQNFENTNLSSVIDNDILKILYSRGITTEKKVREFLNPKLDNIQNPYGLQDMEKTVLEIEKAIKEQKNIWIYGDYDVDGITSTSILYMALKELGAENVNYYIPIRDEGYGLNNEALKKIKESGADLVITVDCGITAFPEVEFANSINLPIIVTDHHNLHGDKVPDAITVVNPKRPENKFSFEFLAGVGTIFMVILCLYERIGKKAKAYKYLDLVAIGTVADIVPLVEENRILTKFGLEQLSRSKNKGLRFLLYKLFSTQNSDFNEKTEYNSYDVGFIIAPVFNAAGRLKDAKMVVKLLISDNDREIEIIVKELINKNFERKELQNEIVEKVEKHIEESDLKEDYVIVDYSPEYHHGVIGIAASKIVDKYYKPAIIIEVKEDEGIAVGSCRSIGNFNILEALQSMPELFVKFGGHSGAAGFTIGIKNLELFRKKINKFAKTKLKEEDFVKIIEIDKQIPIQKVSYEFFQIIELLKPFGFGNPMPTFRTNNVLFENIKFIGENKNHIMFDIKQKGFFNKNAVWFNSGEYFKELNENLFYDIVYKLKTEMFQDRYYTKVYVEDVKVSQLKDDTLSYYHSLFNTSFPMKSVFYTNIELETEKKITMKMEFDQVSLFQGRKFIGRLDYSISNLLILLNQYYNWNFIVKMEDVKQASNNNIVNILIKRDYNFKCYDYTQIGIFKKIKEFLIGKMEYNSQTKELLAQFFKQNKNLIIKNIFDENEKYKYKMSNFENFLLTVGIYYKKMTDKKSQIVISSDKKPAFNNFIKSYFDINEEYSENNYPFTLFYNYKDTEKLENIIKTDFSMQNEINYEIDENSQNLEVNEEPKQLEYKKIEKIEFKNNENVENSESIVEKEQENTEKLSEAGKQEVEKRFCIIINSEDFMVKTDDLDKNNIEEIDTKIEVPENIMFLENSTKKERKNAKNIFVEYLPIEEKMKLKKLLTDGEKIYSDYSVNEIL, from the coding sequence ATGAGAAATACGAAATGGGCTGCAAAAATCATTCCTAATCCACGACAGGAAAGAGAATATATTGAAAGAGACAACAAGCAGGAAAATGATGAAAAAACAAAAAAATTGAAAAAAAGTAAGACTGAAAAACAGAATTTTGAAAATACAAATTTAAGTTCGGTAATTGATAATGATATTTTGAAAATACTTTATTCACGAGGGATAACGACAGAGAAGAAAGTAAGGGAGTTTTTGAATCCAAAACTTGACAATATTCAGAATCCTTATGGACTGCAGGATATGGAAAAGACAGTTTTGGAAATTGAAAAGGCGATAAAAGAACAGAAAAATATTTGGATATATGGGGATTATGATGTGGATGGAATTACTTCGACATCTATTTTGTATATGGCGTTAAAAGAGCTTGGGGCGGAAAATGTGAACTACTACATTCCTATTCGGGATGAAGGGTATGGACTGAATAATGAGGCTTTGAAGAAAATAAAAGAATCTGGGGCAGATTTGGTAATTACTGTGGATTGTGGAATTACAGCATTTCCTGAAGTGGAGTTTGCAAATTCTATAAATTTGCCAATTATTGTTACTGATCACCATAATTTACATGGGGATAAAGTTCCAGACGCTATTACAGTTGTGAATCCAAAACGTCCTGAAAATAAATTTTCCTTTGAGTTTCTAGCGGGAGTTGGGACTATTTTTATGGTAATTCTTTGTCTTTATGAAAGAATTGGGAAAAAGGCAAAAGCATATAAATATCTCGATCTGGTGGCAATTGGTACGGTTGCCGATATTGTGCCGCTGGTGGAAGAAAACAGGATTTTGACTAAGTTTGGGTTGGAGCAGCTTAGCCGCTCTAAAAATAAGGGGCTTAGATTTTTGCTGTATAAATTGTTTAGTACGCAAAATTCAGATTTTAATGAGAAAACTGAGTATAATTCATATGATGTGGGCTTTATCATAGCACCTGTCTTTAATGCGGCTGGAAGGCTTAAAGATGCAAAAATGGTGGTAAAATTGCTAATTTCTGATAATGACAGGGAAATTGAGATAATCGTAAAGGAATTGATTAATAAGAATTTTGAGCGTAAAGAATTACAGAATGAAATTGTGGAAAAAGTGGAAAAACACATTGAAGAAAGCGATTTGAAGGAAGATTATGTGATTGTGGACTATTCGCCTGAATATCATCACGGTGTAATTGGTATAGCGGCTTCCAAAATTGTGGATAAATATTACAAGCCTGCGATTATCATTGAAGTGAAGGAAGATGAAGGAATAGCAGTTGGATCGTGCCGAAGCATTGGGAACTTTAATATTTTGGAGGCGTTGCAGTCAATGCCTGAACTTTTTGTGAAATTTGGGGGACATTCTGGAGCGGCTGGATTTACGATTGGAATAAAAAATTTGGAATTATTTAGGAAAAAAATAAATAAATTTGCAAAAACAAAACTGAAAGAAGAGGATTTTGTAAAAATAATAGAAATTGATAAGCAAATCCCAATTCAAAAGGTTTCTTACGAATTTTTCCAAATAATAGAACTGTTAAAGCCATTTGGATTTGGAAATCCAATGCCGACGTTCAGGACAAATAACGTACTTTTTGAAAATATAAAATTTATTGGAGAAAATAAAAATCATATAATGTTTGACATAAAGCAAAAGGGATTTTTTAATAAAAATGCTGTCTGGTTTAATTCTGGCGAGTATTTTAAAGAGCTGAACGAGAATTTGTTTTACGATATTGTTTATAAATTAAAGACGGAAATGTTTCAAGATAGATATTATACGAAAGTGTATGTTGAGGATGTGAAGGTGTCGCAGTTGAAGGACGATACTTTATCTTATTATCATTCGCTTTTTAACACATCTTTCCCGATGAAGTCGGTATTTTATACAAATATTGAGCTGGAAACGGAAAAGAAAATTACAATGAAAATGGAATTTGACCAGGTTTCGCTTTTTCAAGGAAGAAAGTTCATTGGACGGCTTGATTACAGCATTTCCAACTTGTTAATACTTTTAAATCAGTATTATAACTGGAATTTTATTGTGAAAATGGAGGATGTGAAGCAGGCTTCAAATAATAATATTGTAAATATACTGATAAAAAGAGATTATAATTTTAAATGTTATGATTACACGCAAATTGGTATTTTTAAGAAAATAAAAGAATTTTTGATTGGGAAAATGGAGTATAATTCACAGACTAAAGAATTGCTGGCACAGTTTTTTAAGCAAAATAAAAATTTGATTATAAAAAATATTTTTGATGAAAATGAAAAATATAAATATAAGATGTCAAATTTTGAAAACTTTTTACTAACAGTTGGAATTTATTATAAAAAAATGACTGATAAAAAAAGTCAGATTGTGATAAGTTCAGATAAAAAGCCAGCTTTTAACAATTTTATAAAATCATATTTTGATATAAATGAAGAATATTCGGAAAACAATTATCCATTTACATTATTTTATAACTACAAGGATACAGAAAAGCTCGAAAATATTATAAAAACAGATTTTTCAATGCAAAACGAAATCAATTATGAAATTGACGAAAATAGCCAAAATCTTGAAGTTAATGAAGAACCAAAACAGCTGGAATACAAGAAAATTGAAAAAATAGAGTTTAAAAATAATGAAAATGTGGAAAACTCCGAGAGTATTGTGGAAAAAGAGCAGGAAAATACTGAAAAGTTAAGTGAAGCTGGAAAACAGGAAGTGGAGAAAAGATTTTGCATAATAATAAATTCTGAAGATTTTATGGTAAAAACAGATGATTTGGACAAAAATAATATTGAAGAGATAGATACGAAAATTGAAGTGCCAGAAAATATAATGTTTTTAGAAAATTCAACGAAGAAAGAGAGAAAAAATGCAAAAAATATTTTTGTAGAATATTTACCAATTGAAGAAAAAATGAAATTGAAAAAGTTGCTTACTGATGGAGAAAAGATTTATTCTGATTATTCAGTTAATGAGATTTTGTAA